The sequence below is a genomic window from Candidatus Methylomirabilota bacterium.
GGCGCCCGACCCGACGACGTTCGCCGATGCCCTCGCCGTGCTCGAGCGGTTCGGTCTGCGCGCCCGGGTTCCCGACTCGGTGCGGGCGCACCTCGAGGCGGGCGCGCGAGGCGACGTCCCCGACACGCCGAAGCCCGACGATCCGGCGTTCGCGAGGGTGACCAACGTCGTCATCGGCAACAACCGCCTCGTCGCCACGGCGGCAACAGAGGAGGCGGCGCGGCTCGGCTACCCGCCGCTCTTCCTGACACGCCAGATTCAGGGCGAAGCCCGGGAGGTCGCTCGCGTCTTCGCCGCGGTGCTGCGCGACGCGGCGGCGGCGGGCGCTCCGGTCGGCCGGCCCGGCTGCCTCCTCGCCGCCGGGGAGACGACCGTCACCGTGCGCGGTCCGGGGAAGGGAGGGCGGTGCCAGGAGTTCTGCCTCGCGCTGGCCCCGATGCTGGCGGAGCTGCCCGGAGTGGTCGTGCTGGCGGCCGGGACCGATGGCAGCGACGGGCCGACGGACGCCGCGGGGGCAGTCGTGGATCCGACGACGGTCGCCCGGGCGCGCGCTCTGGGACTCGACCCGCGTCCGGCGCTCGCCGCGAACGACGCCTACACCTTCTTCTCGGGCCTCGGCGACCTCGTCGTCACCGGACCGACGGGGACCAATCTCCTGGATCTCTACCTGGGGCTCGTCGGCGACCCCACGGATTCGCGCCAGGCGAGGCATCTCGCATGAGCTTCGGCATTCCCGACGCTGCCCAGCGCATAGGCGGGGAGGTGTTTGCCCCTTGTCCTTCGCGTGCTTGCCGGCGTTTCCCACCAACTTATCCACGGTCGGCGCACCGAAACGGTGGAAACGGACAGACCGGGCGAGCGCGCGGGGTCCGCGGTTTGACCGGGTGGAACCCATCCGGTATCCTAGGGCCGCGATGTCCGCGATGAACCTGCTCGAATTGACTCCGGACGAGCTCGGGTCGCTCGTGGTGGACTGGGGTGAGCTGGCCTACCGCGGCCGCCAGCTGGCGATCTGGGTCTACCAGAAGGGGGTGCGCGACTTCGCCGCGATGTCGAACCTCCCGATGTCGCTCCGCAAT
It includes:
- a CDS encoding glycerate kinase, whose translation is MTDLAALRRAARQILDVAIAAGDARRLTEHALRLEDGRLLVASRSFELGRVRRIVVVGVGKASEAMADAIEDVLGTRIADGLVVVKEARGARSGRIRVVEAGHPLPDERGRAAAAEILQLVRGAGPDDLVVCLISGGGSALAPAPVPGIGLADKQTVTRLLLETGATINELNTVRKHLSFLKGGQLARAASPASVVALLLSDVIGDPVDVIASGPTAPDPTTFADALAVLERFGLRARVPDSVRAHLEAGARGDVPDTPKPDDPAFARVTNVVIGNNRLVATAATEEAARLGYPPLFLTRQIQGEAREVARVFAAVLRDAAAAGAPVGRPGCLLAAGETTVTVRGPGKGGRCQEFCLALAPMLAELPGVVVLAAGTDGSDGPTDAAGAVVDPTTVARARALGLDPRPALAANDAYTFFSGLGDLVVTGPTGTNLLDLYLGLVGDPTDSRQARHLA